GGAAATTGAAATGTCTAAGGAAAGCGTCCTAAACATCACTTTCAAGAAATGACAGAAATGATGATTTCATAATCATTTTCAGTTGACAGTAGTTCTTCTACCAGCAATGTTCTACTTTATGGTAATCCTCTTTTGTTATCTTAAAAGTTTGAACCTATAACATGTAAAGCAACTAGCAGAAGCAAAATATAATATGGTCATTAATGGATATATCGGTTTGTTTTGCAGAACTATGCTATAGTACTGATTGGTGAGTCTAGTTATCTACTTGTTTGCATTTATTCATATCTTAGGCCTCTTCAAAGACAAGTGCTAGGTCAGATACATTTGCTTACGACAGAAGAAATTACACCAAAACTTGTTAAGTGCCACTGACATTATGCTATATTAGGCTATCATGTCACTTATGGCAGTACTTTACATTatataatcaatttatttCTGAAGAGTCGCTAGGTTGTAGAATGCTCCTTTCTTACTCATGAGGTGTGGGTAAGTACCACGTTCCACTACCTTACCCTCTCCTAAGAAGGCAATTGAGTCTACATTCTTGATTGTGTTCAGTCGATGTGCCACCACAATTGTAGTCCTTCCTGACATGATTCTATCAAGGGCCTCCTGCACAACTTGCTCTGACTGTGCATCGAGAGCACTTGTTGCTTCATCAAGTAGTAGTATTGATGGATTCCTGATTATTGCCCTCGCAATCGCAATACGCTGCTTTTGTCCTCCCGATAGTTGTAATCCATGCTCACCGCAGTCAGTATGATATCCGTCCTTTAGAGATCTGAAAAAGAATAGACTTTAGTATATCCATAACTGGGATTCATTTGACAAGAACATTGCCGCAATGTATATTTGGAAAGGAAAACTTTGAAGACTTACGAGATGAACTCATGCGCATTTGCAGCTTTAGCAGCTTCCACAATCTCGTCTTCATCAGCTTCTGGTTTACCAAAAGCAATGTTGTCCCTGACACTACCAGAAAATATTGCAGGCTCCTGGCTAACAAGAGCTGTAAATCCTCGATACCAAAGGATATTCATTTCTCTCACATCCATACCATCAACCCTTACAGCCCCTCTGTCAACATCGTAGAACCTCTGGATCAAACCTATTATAGTAGATTTTCCACAACCACTTCTTCCAACTAGACCAATACTTGTTCCTGCTTTCACATCCAAGCTAAAATCCTGTAGGATAAGGCATTGTGGTCTTGTCGGATATGCAAAATCTACCTTTTTGAACTCTATTCTCCCTTGTATTTTGTTCTTCTGATTGTCCTTTTCCACCTGCAATTTAGCtttgttattttattctaATACAAGCTAGGGGTGCAAGGTCATTATTTAGCTAGGCTGTGgtctattaatattttatacaatGCTTGTCTGAAAATACTTTATATAATGCTCATGAAAGTAATCATGAATATGATACCTGTGAATTTTGTGGAGAGATAGATTTCCTATCTAGCACCTCAAACACTGAAGCAACAGCATTTGCTCCCTTTGCTAGGTCGGATGTCATGCTGCCAGCATCAGCGATCAACTTTCCTGTACTCACCAGGacaaaaaatgttttgaaGACATCACCTGCAGAGATCTCCCCAGACTGTGCCAATTTCCCACCATACCAGAAGTCAAGTGCCCATGACAAGAATGAGAGGCAAGGTGACAGTCCAGTGGTGATCCCAGCCACCCATGACTTCTTCCTTGCTTTCTTCAGTGGCTCCTCCTGTGTATGCTCAAAGAGCTGCAGAACCTTTGATGAGCATCCAAAGGAGGTCACCATCCTGTGGTTGTAAACAGCTTCTATGGCAATCTGAGTACTTTGATGCTGAGCCTTTGCTAAGTCCCTTGACACATTGGAGAGAACTATCTTTTTGGCGTAGTAGCATATCATCGTAGTTGGCTGTACAGCGATCATGACAAGAGCAAGTTTCCAAGCTACTATAAGGCCCATTGTCACTGCAATTATAATTCCAGAAGCTGTCTGAAGCAGTAGGGAAATTCTATCTGCAACAAGGGTTTTGACAAGAGAAGCCTCATTGCTAAGCCGAGAGCACAGTGAACCACTTGAATTAGTTTCTTCATCAAACCATGCCGCCTCAAAGGTTAAGATCTTCTCAAGTACTTGGACTCGGATACGCCTAACTAGATGCTCCCCCATGTAAGCAAAATTGTAGTGTTGAAGTAGATTAACAGCAATGGATATCACGGACAATGAGCAGAAAATCAAGGCATAGCGGCTGATAATTGCATTCATCTCATTGCGGTTTTGAACAAAAAATGCAGCAATCATTCCTCCGATGGTTATAGCATAGATGGGTTGCAAGGAACCATATACCAAAGCAGACAGACTGCCTATGACTGCTTGTCTCCACTCTGGTGCATTCATTGCAAGAAGCCTGGAGAAAGATGGTGCAGGGGGAGAACCAGGGGAATCTGTTTCCTTTGAAATAGCTGGTGTAAGTGGCATTGGACTTGCTCTAGACATACTGAGACGGCTGGTACTGGTCCTTGCCACTGAAGAGGCCCTAAATTGGTCACCACCTTCTTGATCGATGTAGCTCACCATCTTCTGCAGCTTCACAAGTCGTGAATATGGGCCGCCCTTGTTGATCAGTTCATCGTGTGTGCCAATTTCTGCTATGGTACCCCCATCAACCACAGCAATCTGATCGGCATTCTTCACTGTGGAAAGCTTATGAGCTACTACCTGATGAAATTAAGTATATAATCAGTACTACGATGCCAAACAATTGTACAAGTAACCTTAGCATTGTAAAGCAAGAAGTGGAAGTGGTAACGTAGTTTACCAATGTTGTTCTTCCCATAGATGCTTGGTCAAGTGCATGCTGCACCAGCTTCTCTGATTCTGAGTCAAGTGCGCTTGTGGCTTCATCAAGCAAAAGTATAGCAGGGTTCTTGATGACTGCCCGTGCAATGGCAATGCGTTGCTTCTGGCCACCTGATAGCAATGCTCCACGCTCACCAATCTGCAAGGGCAGGAGATTGCAACCATACAGCATCAGAGGTGGAAATTAGGTGCCATAATACTTGTATTTCTCGTGATGCACATACCTTAGTCTCATATTCCTCAGGAAGCCCTCTTATGAAGTTGTGAGCATTTGCTGTCATGGCTGCCGCATACAATTCATCCATTGTTGCATCCGGTTTGCCAAACAAAATGTTCTCTTTTATGGATGTGCCAAAGAGTGCATGATCTTGGCTGACAAGCCCCATCTTGCTCCTGATCCACTTGAGCTGGAGTTCTTTAATGTTGACACCATCAACCTTGACTGTTCCTTCAGAGGCATCATAGAAGCGTTGAACCAACGCTATTGCGGTTGACTTGCCGCTGCCACTGGACCCGACCAAGGCGACAGTTTGCCCAGCAGGAATCTGGAGGTTGAAGTCCTTGAGGACTGTCATGTTTGGCCTCGATGGGTAAACAAAGCGGACAGACTCAAACTGAAGCTCTCCCCGGACTTGATCCAAAATAAGACCCTTGGGGTCATCGGCATTAATCTCTGGCACACGGTTTATCCGATCGAGGATTCTTGTGGCAGCAACTGATGCTTCTGTGAAATGCTTCAACTCAGGGAGTGCCATTCCAAGGGATctgcaaaattttaatagcTTGGTCATGGTTAAAGTTTTGTCTATCAAATGGATTCATAAGttcagaaaggaaaagaatagAAGAACATACAGGCCACCCAAAACGAAGGAAATCCCTGCAGCATATATCCTTCCTCCGCTTTCATGATGGTACATCACCAGTCTACTGCCATACCAGGCAAGGAAAGCCCAGATGGCGAAGGAAAGGCCTGTGAATCCCACAGCCAGACCTTTGGCTATACCTTGCCTGATCCCCAGCTTGATTGTCTTGTCAAGAACCGCAGTGTACCTCTGGATGATCCTTTTCTCAGCAGTGAAAGAGTAGACGGTCTTGATCGAGCCGAGTGCTTGCTCAACCAAGGAATTTGCATTCGCATACTCGTGCCGTGATTGTCGGGAAAGGTACAGGAGATACTTGCCATAGATCAGCCCTGGAATTATCAGGAGCAGGACCAGAGGGAAAGAAACCAGAGCCAGCCTCCAGGAGAAATAGGTGGAGAATGCCAGCCCGGAGATGAAAACTGTAGAGTGCATCAGAAAGAGTGGAACCTGTTccagattttaaaaaaatgcaagcaAAGAAAAGGGATCAGTTCAGTTCTCTGGTGTTATTTCTTCTTGAATAATGAATCCTCAATGCTAAATCCTGCTGTGgttaattagtatttttattttcacacCCATGTTTCAAACTGTGCAATGTTTGTAATTGTAGCTTTCTTAATTTCCTCAACTCGGCTACGTCGGTGTTTTATTAATCAGGAATGATTATTGAACCTGTTTAGCTCGAACACCTGGAGCTATTGGCCTTGTTAATGCCTTGATTTGCTCCCGTTAGGACTAGGATACTGCTCATGTTTATATTAGAGCAGGTATGGCTATAGCCATAAgcatattttgagatggaaggtgagagaagggaggtggactactaatttatagtcagttgCACATGAACTCTAAGATAAattgtgtgtatgatatgtgggaccatgtattgatattttgtagaggctattagattgactatagatgaattggagctagtaaatggctatactattgaacttctTAGAGCAAATAttatagcaggctataagccagctaaatgctgatgtggaagagagagggaaggagagagaggagaagctgcTATAAACTTGTAGCcagctcaggcacaagaaACCAAGACACTATGTGAGAGACATGTGAGTCCTGTATTaaagatgaagagctaaccattatatgagtGGGCTATAAGAATACTATAAGAAGTTTCATAGttagcttgttggctatattattaacttTGCTCTTACGGCCAACCTCCGGATCCTGATCACCAACTTTCACATTtccgagaaaaaaaaccaaatgcatGTGATCCTACAATTCAGATCGTCTAACTCTATATACTCGCATTACTATCATGACACAGTtcttgcaaaataaaatatcccAGGATGCTGGATTCCAAAGCAAGCTGGAGAACAGCAGATtaagactatgtttaattgtttttatgacCAGGTATCATTAGTCAAACTATTTGATTCACTGCTGATGCATTAGAGACCTAGTACTATTATAATTAGTAGAGACCTACACCGCTCTGCAGTCTGCACGTGCCACTTCGTCTTAaaaaatagtagtagtagtagtgctATACCAAACAAGGAAGAAACTTCCAAGGTAGTACTGTAATTGTGTGTACTTAATAGACTGAAGATTATGGGGCATAGGGTCATTAACAAACAAAGCATAGACTAGTTAATAAAGATATGATAGAACAAGGTAACCCATGAAAACCAGGCCAAAGCATGGTTTCAGACAAACAAAATGCAAGCCCGGGGCTTGAGATAACagatgtaaaatttattgtaaaatttaatatcttttagtattttacactaaaattatGATACCcactgatatattttttaagtgccGTAAAATTAGTCAAGGTGGAGAGCCAGGCTCCGAGATTAACCTTCTCACTGAGAACCTCCTGGATGAGCGAGGCGTCCTTGGAGATGCTGTTGATGATCTCCGAGGTGGTTGCCTCCTGCGAGTCGAAGAAGCCCACCTCCTGCCGCAGGATGGCCTGCAGGTACAGGTACCTGATTCTCAGCACCTGCCTCTCGCTCGTCCTGCTCCAGCAATACCCctctgcagaaaaaaaaaatcaagcgaCCTGATTAAGAACATGCATGATGTGTACAGTGTACACATGTGTGCTCAGTGCTCATCAGTGATGAACAGATGATGCATAGCTAGACATGTCGGGTAAGTAGAAAACACTGGAAGTGATGGTGTTTACTTACCCATAAACGCCACTGCCAGCACCGCGAATGCCAGGTAGACGAAATTCAGGCAAGACTGCACGCACACGAAGAAAAAGGCAGAAAACGCATTCAGCAGAAAGCTATACAGAAATGTTGCTCCGG
This is a stretch of genomic DNA from Oryza brachyantha chromosome 1, ObraRS2, whole genome shotgun sequence. It encodes these proteins:
- the LOC102720187 gene encoding putative ABC transporter B family member 8, translated to MSTGGEAGGRGGGERRSLRGIFKFADRLDVLLMALGTLGAIGDGCSTNLLLIFASDVMNSLGYARAGQAAHGVDFMRAVEKSCLNFVYLAFAVLAVAFMEGYCWSRTSERQVLRIRYLYLQAILRQEVGFFDSQEATTSEIINSISKDASLIQEVLSEKVPLFLMHSTVFISGLAFSTYFSWRLALVSFPLVLLLIIPGLIYGKYLLYLSRQSRHEYANANSLVEQALGSIKTVYSFTAEKRIIQRYTAVLDKTIKLGIRQGIAKGLAVGFTGLSFAIWAFLAWYGSRLVMYHHESGGRIYAAGISFVLGGLSLGMALPELKHFTEASVAATRILDRINRVPEINADDPKGLILDQVRGELQFESVRFVYPSRPNMTVLKDFNLQIPAGQTVALVGSSGSGKSTAIALVQRFYDASEGTVKVDGVNIKELQLKWIRSKMGLVSQDHALFGTSIKENILFGKPDATMDELYAAAMTANAHNFIRGLPEEYETKIGERGALLSGGQKQRIAIARAVIKNPAILLLDEATSALDSESEKLVQHALDQASMGRTTLVVAHKLSTVKNADQIAVVDGGTIAEIGTHDELINKGGPYSRLVKLQKMVSYIDQEGGDQFRASSVARTSTSRLSMSRASPMPLTPAISKETDSPGSPPAPSFSRLLAMNAPEWRQAVIGSLSALVYGSLQPIYAITIGGMIAAFFVQNRNEMNAIISRYALIFCSLSVISIAVNLLQHYNFAYMGEHLVRRIRVQVLEKILTFEAAWFDEETNSSGSLCSRLSNEASLVKTLVADRISLLLQTASGIIIAVTMGLIVAWKLALVMIAVQPTTMICYYAKKIVLSNVSRDLAKAQHQSTQIAIEAVYNHRMVTSFGCSSKVLQLFEHTQEEPLKKARKKSWVAGITTGLSPCLSFLSWALDFWYGGKLAQSGEISAGDVFKTFFVLVSTGKLIADAGSMTSDLAKGANAVASVFEVLDRKSISPQNSQVEKDNQKNKIQGRIEFKKVDFAYPTRPQCLILQDFSLDVKAGTSIGLVGRSGCGKSTIIGLIQRFYDVDRGAVRVDGMDVREMNILWYRGFTALVSQEPAIFSGSVRDNIAFGKPEADEDEIVEAAKAANAHEFISSLKDGYHTDCGEHGLQLSGGQKQRIAIARAIIRNPSILLLDEATSALDAQSEQVVQEALDRIMSGRTTIVVAHRLNTIKNVDSIAFLGEGKVVERGTYPHLMSKKGAFYNLATLQK